Below is a window of Rhizophagus irregularis chromosome 10, complete sequence DNA.
AGTAAGACGATCAATAATGAGGTTTATTTCAACAatctacaaataaatttagaaacttagtttaatcataaaaaaaaaaaattagaaaatgtttgGTTACCTTTCGAACGCCGAAAAGCTCCATTAAATCCTTAACATTTgaagatttttgaaaattgatCGTTGGCAAGTCAGGAAATAGATTTACACCTTCAAAGTAAGCCTCATTGGGAATTTTCATTCCAAATTTAGTTGGAATACATTTCTTTTGTTCAAACAACTGGCGAAGTAATCTTTTGTCATCTAttgaaaatttgttaaaatttccCGCTAAAATCTCATAAACCTTTTCAACGAATGTAGGGTCCGTTTCCAAATTAGGTTTGTTGCTAATAAACCTCGCCCAACCAACTAAAGATAACTCTGACCATTTAAACCATTTTATAAGATCTTGGCTTTTTAAATTCTTAGAAATAGTATATGACAATACATAATCCGGTACATCTACGCTGGACGGAATTATTTCTGGATTCAAAAAACAACGGATTGTTTTCAAAGGTCGAAAATCATTACCAATACGTGCAACTTCCATGAACCGCTCAAAATTTGATGTATCAATAATATTCCCTTTTGATAAATAGGAAATCAACCATTTCAAAAGTTCAAACATTTCATTTTCGGAAAATTCTCGATTTTCCAATTCAATTAAAACATCAAGAAAATTCAATTCTCTTATAAGTTTCATCGATTGTGCtttcttaaaaaatgttttacattGTTCAAATATAATCGTTGGAACAAGTGGGACGGTTTTTATGAACCCTAACATCTCTAGGTTAGGAATGCGTACGTCAGATATCTGGAGGATGCCGGTTGTTGAAAGAATTGTCAATTTTTCTTCTGAACAATTGAAAAATTGGGACTCTGTTATTTCGCCAACTTGCTCATTTGGTGTAGTTGTATTAAAGGTGAAGTGAGTCAAAGCACGTGCTGCACATTCTTCCAGCCATTTAAGACTTTGAGTATTAACGATCCTTctgtttattttaatcatttcattttcatacAAAATTCTACATAATGTCCCTGCTAAACATAGAATCTCACTATTATATTCAGCCAAAGTCATATCCAATAAATCTATCGATTCTCGTTGTACCTAAATAatgaaactttaatattaacgaaagaaaattaactctttttttttaaaattaaaccgAATATACGTACAGTAGGAATTACACGAGCTGATAAGTGAAAACAATATCCTGTAGTTTGATGAGTAGAGAAACCGATATGTACCCGTCCTTGCTCCGGATATGGAAACAAGTCTTTGAATACCGGAGAAACACAATCTCCGAACGAGTTTTGTTCATCAAATTTAGTATAAATCATTTGAATTGTTGTTTCACGTGGtagttctttttttgtaatacgTTTCATCTCCGCAGAAAACTCATAATCTGCTCTAACGTCCAAATTTCCACTTAcaatattaagaaatatagTTGATGGacttatttgattaaattttccCGTACAAATATCTGGAACAAGTAATCTCTCAATGTTTAGTTGAACGTCTCTAAAATCTACCGAAGCAAGATAGAACAACTCATGTGAAGAAAGCCTATTGAACTCGGGTGCGATCTCCATTGTAAATTTCGGCccttgtattttttttgatagttgTATTACTAATTTGTCATTAAAATGAACAGTTATTTCTTGAAGATATTCCGTAAATCCcttattataatggaaaaaaagatattaataaattaatactaaGTGATTATAcgatattatttaaataaacataccAGTGAATTGACCAAGAACCGTGCGAATTCTTGAACGTCCGGCAACTAGTTTATGAAAAAAAGCAACATAGTGAGTGATTtaggtaataaatttaacaaatttatataattaatcacCTCTATAGGTTCTCtcatatcaaataaaaacGTTGTCCAATCATCGTCAGATTCCCGTTCTCCCTGCtttgtatataaattattttcacgcCAATAGAGAGTCATTCCTTGTCCACCGGAAGAAACACTATCAAATTAAgcgtaaattaatattaattaatagtttaCGTAACGATACTACTACCTGTTACTTACAATGGGTCTTCACAAACTGTAAACAATGAATAGAAGCCTACGCCAAAAACCCCTAtctgttaataatataaaagtagaGTTAGATtgattaactaatttaatttaacgagaatttttcaacaatattacttttttcttatctGGATTTCCTTCTGCAATTTTTATTAACCGTTCCCAATCTTCGGATCTGAAAGGGAAaccattatttttgaaaagaattCGTATAACTTTATCCGTATTCATTTCAGTTTCAAACTTAATTTGGACACTTTTTGATTCCGCatcatctttatttaataacgataattaatcattaatcatatagcatattataaatcaataataaataaaaatttttacctgAATTTTGCAATAACTCTCGGTATATTACAAACTTGGAggaatatctaaaaataaaagatgaaaaaaaaacttaaaaaataatgaaaagaaaatctaaatttaactaaaaggGCTTACCGAGCCAAAATCTTATCAATTAAGTCTCTTTTATTGACTCCGACTATTTTCTCTTCAGAACTCgataaaatttgatttctaAAATCGTTCACggacatttttaatatcatcaaaaatgtaaaaaaaaaaataaaattaagcagcaaaataagaaatgaaataaatttatcagttGTCCGACTTCATATGCACCGCGAGGTAAATTtccttataaatttatttctaattattcaGTAATGAATTTAAGGCTTTGTAACACGTGCAAATTATTAACCCGATTTAAAGATTATCGTCATGGTTGACAGATTCTGCAATCACGTGACTGCATGACAGACGCGtttcactgtttatattttatctgaGAGACTTTGTTTTTTTCAAGTATACGAACGTGCTGTCATATTAGATAATAGATAATTGCGCCACATATGCGAGGTTTAtctaatatatagtaaaaagtataaataactaatcaaaattttgaagattgaagtttgaaatttttaactCAATTAATGGCTGTATATTATcactttatatagtaaatcaATTATAACGCTAGCAAATAAACGCTCgcaaataaactaaataaaatgaGTACGAGAACCACatatttaaatgaaagttGGTCCAGTATTATTTTCCGTATTGCTGAAGCGGTGATTCTAAATCGTGATTTTCAATGCACCAATATGTTTTCAACTGTactgtacattttttttaaaaggaggaaaaaattatttgacaataaaatcattttgaaaacattaccaaaattatattCCTAATCTTCTAACGCTAACGAAAAGAAAACTAAGATTCTAATATACGGCGACTgtgaatcttttatttataaatttatttgtaattattaaataatgaatgcgcagtaaaaaaaattcgaagggaagttttttattttagtttaatgttattattattttatattttatgaaaatatttttttggatcTTTCTCTACATTAAAAACTTGATTTAAAATCAGgtgaatttattatagaaaatggaAAACCTTCTTGAacctaataatattttattcaaagttttattttacctatttttaatcatgtcatattaaatattcgaaaaataaatacaataataaatatttagtataaatattgaattcaTTTATATCACTCAAATAGAACATAATTTTGCTTGATTTAAATAgtagaatattaaaatacataaattttcatatgtGATAGTATAgtataatagttttttaataattaaaggaTTTTAATGTCAATCCCAATTTTTGCAAGTGAATggataatctaaataattcattaaaccATCTGGcagttttttttgataaaataagcttttattttaaaataatcattattaatattgtcatataaaaattcttgtgaattatttCTTAGCCGACTTActattatattagtatttatatatgtataaaaaggaaattttaaaagctttttattttatttttgtattcttTAGAAAAGTACAGtacaacatttatttatttatttattttataaccaAACAATATCTAGTTGTAGTAATGATCAGAGGTAATAAAACcaattatattcttatttttcaaTGGACGCCTCAtagaataatttctttttttagaatttatcaaggaaataataataataattaattcccgttatgatttaaataacttctaattaacttttttatatatcattttacaaattttattttttattttttattttttattttttttaaaacaaacaaaatggcgcttaaaagaattaataaagtaagataaaaaaataatttcaataaagttttattatttttttcaactgCGGTTTCAgataaaactttttctttttacgtACTGTATATATTACTAGGAATTGCATGACTTAGGAAGGGACCCACCTTCATGCTGTTGCGCTGGTCCTATTGGAGATGATCTTTATCATTGGCAAGCGACAATTATGGGCCCCGTAAATACTTTTCAGTTTATATGTatcaaaatttgtataaattcatAGAAGATTCATTTTTGTTCCTATAACTTTGATTAGGCTGACACGCCATACTCAGGTGGTATGTTTTTTCTTGCTATTCATTTTCCTATAGATTACCCGTTAAAACCACCAAAggtatatttcatttatatagtaattatattgtatatattttagttGTGTACTTACTCATATATTGTCCATATAAGGTTAGCTTTACAACAAGAATATATCATCCAAATATTAACAGTTCTGGAAGTATAGGCCTAGATATTCTAAGAGATGCATGGAATCCAGCACTTACAATTTCAAAAggtattttgtaataatatattattataaaattattataaaataattatatcaaaagaaattaataaaatttttattcttttaaaaagtaCTCTTGTCAATTTGCTCATTTTTGTACGACACAGACCCAAGTATATTATAACATTCATAATTATCcttgatttaattgatttaaaactaataaaacaaaaataattaatagtacATTTAGTACATCCACTTGTACCTGAAGTTGCTCACGTACTCAAGACCGATCGTGCTCGTTATGATGCTACTGCTCGAGAATGGACTCGTAGATATGCTGGTAAATATGTTAtatgacattttatttgattaaatttattatctaaaCTATAAAACAAGTTCACTAactaatgttttatttttaatctaaatttaagcgtattaattattcaatcatataaatatataaaatattattgatatttatttaatgaccGCAATGTATAATGccagatttttataaatattagaaataaatattctggtcgataatatacttaaatatctttttttagaaCTTTATGAATTCATTCAAACgaaataaactattttctaataagtatttaaaattataattttgccattaatatttatttgacaaGGAACCATTGTGAAATCATTCTCTTAAGTAAAAACTGATATATTTGTAGTAAAATACTTAATAGTTATTCGGCACGAAGTGCCGAATAACTGTTATATTGGGTAAATCAAGTTTGATTGGTTGATCTGGGCTCCGCAGGAGCCCGAGATCAACTGATCAAACTTGATTCCCAATATAACAAGCTACCTTTAGGTAGCGTTAGTTATTCGGTTCGAAGTGCCGAATAAGTGATTTATCCGGTATCCCGTGATTTGATATTGCCTGATACACGAATTTTTGCCTGATACACGATTTTTTTTGCCTGATACACGAATTTTGCCTGATACACGATTTATTataaccatttttaattataaaaaatcacgtgataccggataaataattatatttaacattGTAGAAATTATGTGGTGCTTAAAAATAGTCAACCAGGTTgggtttaaaatatatttcgaaCTCAACATGTATAAACTGATATTTAAGGATAATATTAACGTCGAAACATGCTATAATATGATTAGCcaactttttattttgatatatttgacgtattatgcaatttaatttactttctatAACACAACTGCGTGTGTAATAAATAAGATGTTGATAGGTGTTTGGCAATGCAGAGGAGGTATTACACAATTCATTGTATTTTACAGTAATCCAAACGTAATGTTGAACAtacaataattacatcatgTTAATAACTAACACCAATAATagatgaattttctttttgctaattatt
It encodes the following:
- a CDS encoding Ubiquitin-conjugating enzyme E2 1, translating into MALKRINKELHDLGRDPPSCCCAGPIGDDLYHWQATIMGPADTPYSGGMFFLAIHFPIDYPLKPPKVSFTTRIYHPNINSSGSIGLDILRDAWNPALTISKVLLSICSFLYDTDPIHLVHPLVPEVAHVLKTDRARYDATAREWTRRYAGKYVI